A single region of the Streptomyces sp. NBC_01262 genome encodes:
- a CDS encoding TerD family protein codes for MTAMTPGSNIPLSAPRVAVEVAAPVKLDVSGLLIAANGKVRSDDDFVFYNQPSGPGVTYQPDSIIVDTVAVPADIEKVVITASPDAAGQSFAGIEPTATLRNPDDGSVLATFTPPQLGSETALVVIEVYRRAGAWKARAVGQGYANGLAGIATDFGVSVDEPAAAPAAAPQAPAPAPLAAPVGAPVANIPPPPPAPPAAPPLGAGKINLDKGRVSLQKNQTVSLVKGGKPFLSSVRMGLGWEPAFRSKDIDLDASVIAYGPQRNHVASCYFGKLTILNGAVQHSGDNLTGEGAGDDEAITVHLGGLPPEVTGLVFTVNSFSGQKFSQVAKAYCRLLDAATGEELVRFDLTNSEPRTGVMMAKLIKQFSGEWEMTAMGEFVDSRTVKGMVKPAAQAL; via the coding sequence ATGACCGCTATGACACCTGGTTCGAACATCCCGCTCTCCGCACCGCGCGTCGCGGTGGAGGTCGCCGCCCCTGTGAAGCTGGATGTCTCGGGCCTGCTCATCGCCGCGAACGGCAAGGTGCGCTCGGACGACGACTTCGTCTTCTACAACCAGCCGAGCGGCCCCGGTGTGACATACCAGCCCGATTCGATCATCGTGGACACGGTGGCCGTACCGGCGGACATCGAAAAAGTGGTTATCACCGCCAGCCCCGACGCGGCCGGCCAGAGCTTCGCGGGCATCGAGCCGACCGCCACCCTGCGCAACCCCGACGACGGCAGCGTCCTGGCCACCTTCACCCCGCCGCAGCTCGGCTCGGAGACCGCCCTCGTCGTCATCGAGGTCTACCGGCGCGCCGGTGCCTGGAAGGCCCGCGCCGTCGGGCAGGGGTACGCCAACGGGCTGGCCGGCATCGCCACGGACTTCGGCGTCAGCGTCGACGAGCCCGCGGCCGCCCCGGCGGCGGCACCCCAGGCGCCCGCCCCCGCCCCGCTTGCCGCGCCCGTCGGCGCCCCCGTCGCGAACATCCCGCCGCCCCCGCCCGCTCCCCCGGCGGCGCCCCCGCTGGGGGCCGGCAAGATCAACCTGGACAAGGGCCGCGTCAGCCTCCAGAAGAACCAGACCGTCTCCCTGGTCAAGGGCGGCAAGCCCTTCCTGTCCAGCGTCAGAATGGGCCTCGGCTGGGAGCCCGCCTTCAGGTCCAAGGACATCGACCTCGACGCCTCGGTCATCGCCTACGGCCCGCAGCGCAACCACGTGGCGTCCTGCTACTTCGGCAAGCTCACCATCCTCAACGGCGCCGTCCAGCACTCCGGCGACAACCTCACCGGCGAGGGCGCCGGCGACGACGAGGCCATCACCGTCCACCTCGGCGGCCTCCCGCCGGAGGTCACCGGCCTGGTCTTCACCGTCAACTCCTTCTCCGGCCAGAAGTTCAGCCAGGTCGCCAAGGCGTACTGCCGCCTGCTCGACGCGGCCACCGGCGAGGAGCTCGTGCGCTTCGACCTGACCAACAGCGAGCCGCGCACGGGCGTGATGATGGCCAAGCTCATCAAGCAGTTCTCCGGCGAGTGGGAGATGACCGCGATGGGCGAGTTCGTCGACTCCCGCACCGTCAAGGGCATGGTGAAGCCGGCGGCCCAGGCGCTCTAG
- a CDS encoding Clp protease N-terminal domain-containing protein: MFEKFTAGARDIVTSALDETRQRGDRRIGTEHLLLGLLHDPGSPAAQALGVDLAAARAGLHTLDREALASIGIDIEGITLPAIPGSPKRTPFTSGARSVFERAVKEATRTKGRRIAPEHFLLALLDCDAQDPAAELMRNLRIDPAAVRDRVGGPAQRPR; encoded by the coding sequence ATGTTCGAGAAGTTCACGGCCGGCGCACGCGACATCGTGACGTCGGCGCTGGATGAGACCCGGCAGCGCGGCGACCGCCGCATCGGCACGGAGCATCTGCTCCTCGGCCTCCTCCACGACCCCGGCTCGCCCGCCGCCCAGGCCCTCGGCGTGGACCTGGCGGCGGCCCGCGCGGGGCTGCACACCCTGGACCGGGAGGCCCTCGCCTCGATCGGCATCGACATCGAGGGCATCACCCTGCCCGCGATTCCCGGATCACCCAAGCGCACGCCCTTCACCTCCGGGGCCCGCTCGGTCTTCGAGCGCGCCGTCAAGGAGGCCACCCGCACCAAGGGCCGGCGGATCGCCCCGGAGCACTTCCTGCTCGCGCTCCTGGACTGCGACGCCCAGGATCCCGCCGCCGAGCTGATGCGCAACCTGCGCATCGACCCGGCGGCCGTACGCGACCGGGTCGGCGGCCCCGCTCAGCGCCCCCGCTGA
- a CDS encoding helix-turn-helix domain-containing protein, translating to MEANELAERLRSNDPAVGLRAVSALHRLAEQVETASVRQARQQGWSWEQIGDALGVSRQSVHAKHGKREK from the coding sequence ATGGAAGCGAACGAACTCGCGGAGCGGCTCCGGTCCAACGACCCCGCCGTCGGGCTTCGGGCGGTCAGCGCCCTGCACAGGCTGGCGGAGCAGGTGGAGACAGCCTCGGTGCGGCAGGCCAGGCAGCAGGGCTGGTCGTGGGAGCAGATCGGTGACGCGCTGGGCGTGTCGCGCCAGTCCGTCCATGCCAAGCACGGCAAACGGGAGAAGTGA
- a CDS encoding FAD-dependent monooxygenase, producing the protein MTADVVISGGGPNGLLLACELRLGGVHPVVLEKLPERSTVPRANGLVGRVLEALDHRGLYEPLAGRPGPPDPTPFFTFGGLQLDLRNLDPNPLHTLLVPQARIEQVLEERALELGVEIRRGHELTALRQDADAVTLDVSGPEGGYRLRARHLVGADGGHSLVRKQTGIGFPGITDDRVTSRAAHAVVPEALLAELAGRGLPPFFHNRLPGGSFTYAQMPHRPGVHIVSVTEGDHPPVPDGTPMTLGELRDAAHRVLGTDLALVLGEPPASDAGPPMLRRTTGVNSRQADTYRSGRVLLLGDAAHVHSAMGGPGLNLGLQDALNLGWKLAAEINGWAPPGLVDTYESERAPVSRRVLMHTRAQSALVAPGDNITALRELFTELLGDTGTLRRIAALMAGTDVPYGRWLSTAPVPGLLWRARPALLTSTGDGRAAAVAAGWKDRVDLVPVPRGPGPVAVLVRPDGYVAYEGDASDGLREALTRWFGDER; encoded by the coding sequence ATGACCGCTGATGTCGTGATCTCCGGAGGCGGCCCCAACGGGCTGCTCCTCGCCTGCGAACTGCGCCTCGGGGGCGTCCACCCCGTCGTGCTGGAGAAGCTGCCCGAGCGCAGCACCGTCCCCCGTGCCAACGGCCTCGTCGGCCGCGTCCTGGAGGCACTGGACCACCGAGGCCTGTACGAGCCGCTGGCCGGCCGCCCCGGGCCGCCCGACCCGACCCCCTTCTTCACCTTCGGCGGCTTACAGCTGGACCTGCGCAACCTCGACCCCAACCCGCTGCACACCCTGCTGGTGCCACAGGCCCGCATCGAGCAGGTCCTGGAGGAACGCGCCCTCGAACTCGGCGTCGAGATCCGCCGCGGCCACGAGCTCACCGCCCTGCGGCAGGACGCGGACGCCGTCACCCTCGACGTGAGCGGCCCCGAAGGCGGCTACCGGCTGCGCGCCCGCCACCTCGTCGGCGCCGACGGCGGCCACAGCCTGGTGCGCAAGCAGACCGGAATCGGCTTCCCCGGCATCACCGACGACCGCGTCACCTCCCGCGCCGCGCACGCCGTCGTCCCCGAGGCGCTGCTCGCCGAACTGGCCGGTCGGGGGCTGCCCCCGTTCTTCCACAACCGGCTGCCCGGGGGCTCTTTCACTTACGCGCAGATGCCCCACCGGCCCGGCGTCCACATCGTCTCCGTGACGGAAGGCGACCACCCCCCGGTCCCCGACGGCACACCGATGACCCTCGGCGAACTCCGCGACGCCGCACACCGCGTCCTCGGCACCGACCTGGCCCTGGTCCTCGGCGAGCCCCCCGCCTCCGACGCCGGACCACCCATGCTGCGCCGCACCACCGGCGTCAACTCCCGCCAGGCCGACACCTACCGCTCCGGCCGCGTCCTCCTCCTCGGCGACGCCGCCCACGTCCACTCCGCCATGGGCGGCCCCGGGCTCAACCTCGGCCTCCAGGATGCCCTCAACCTCGGCTGGAAGCTCGCCGCCGAGATCAACGGCTGGGCCCCGCCGGGCCTTGTGGACACGTACGAGTCCGAACGCGCCCCCGTCAGCCGCCGCGTCCTGATGCACACCCGCGCCCAAAGCGCCCTCGTGGCCCCCGGCGACAACATCACCGCGCTGCGGGAGCTCTTCACGGAACTCCTCGGCGACACCGGCACCCTCCGCCGGATCGCCGCCCTCATGGCGGGCACCGACGTCCCGTACGGCCGCTGGCTCTCCACCGCTCCGGTGCCCGGGCTGCTGTGGCGCGCCCGCCCGGCCCTGCTGACGTCGACCGGGGACGGCCGGGCGGCAGCCGTCGCCGCGGGATGGAAGGACCGCGTCGACCTCGTGCCCGTACCCCGGGGGCCGGGTCCGGTGGCCGTCCTGGTCCGTCCGGACGGCTATGTGGCCTACGAGGGGGACGCCTCGGACGGCCTGCGCGAGGCCTTGACCAGGTGGTTCGGTGATGAGCGCTGA
- a CDS encoding DUF6817 domain-containing protein — protein sequence MDAEDDAARFLTTLGAGAIAHPGGTLLDHLLRVRGRLAGWGARRELQVAGLCHATYGTDGFPTALLPLDRRAELAAVIGPEAERLVYDYASCDRRATYPALADEGHAVFRDRFTGRGFVPSVGMRCDFAELTAANELDLVLTDPAFASRWGAELLRLFTRLRPLLSQSAWKECVSACGSTG from the coding sequence GTGGATGCTGAAGACGACGCTGCCCGTTTCCTGACAACACTCGGAGCCGGGGCGATCGCCCACCCCGGCGGAACCCTGCTCGACCACCTGCTGCGCGTACGCGGCCGGCTCGCCGGATGGGGCGCCCGGCGGGAGCTCCAGGTGGCCGGGCTCTGCCATGCCACCTACGGCACGGACGGATTCCCGACGGCCCTGCTGCCACTGGACCGCAGAGCCGAACTGGCGGCGGTCATCGGCCCGGAGGCAGAGCGGCTGGTGTACGACTACGCCAGCTGCGACCGCCGGGCGACGTATCCCGCTCTCGCCGACGAGGGCCACGCCGTCTTCCGGGACCGGTTCACCGGCCGGGGCTTCGTCCCGTCGGTCGGGATGCGGTGCGACTTCGCGGAGCTGACGGCGGCGAACGAACTGGATCTCGTACTGACCGACCCGGCGTTCGCGAGCCGCTGGGGCGCGGAACTGCTCCGGCTGTTCACCCGGCTGCGGCCGCTGCTCAGCCAGTCCGCCTGGAAGGAGTGCGTGTCGGCATGCGGATCGACCGGTTAG
- a CDS encoding VOC family protein gives MRIDRLDRVVLTVADVQATIGFYSRVLGMEPVESVDGCHGLAFGDGRIDLRQVGRESGPRARRPTRGSADLCFVVRTPLEQVIAELISKAVRVERGPGGSVYLRDPDGNLIELSVYS, from the coding sequence ATGCGGATCGACCGGTTAGACCGCGTCGTGCTGACCGTCGCCGACGTCCAGGCCACGATCGGGTTCTACTCCCGGGTGCTGGGCATGGAGCCGGTGGAGTCCGTGGACGGCTGCCACGGGCTGGCGTTCGGGGACGGCAGGATCGATCTGCGCCAGGTGGGCAGGGAGTCCGGCCCCCGGGCCCGGCGGCCCACGCGGGGGAGCGCGGACCTGTGCTTCGTGGTGCGTACGCCGCTGGAGCAGGTGATCGCCGAGCTGATCAGCAAGGCGGTCAGGGTGGAGCGGGGACCCGGCGGGAGCGTGTACCTGCGCGACCCGGACGGGAATCTGATCGAGCTCAGCGTCTATTCGTGA
- a CDS encoding NACHT and WD repeat domain-containing protein, whose translation MDRRLLKPVLDVLLVLVGALLGIATNYATGETDHVPFALRLLREWSVPLVGLGLASLVAGHIWLNLLDRPVPPPRVWDSEQPPYPGLEAFTEQDAAVFFGRDREIAELVERLHPAVPARAHRFVTVVGPSGSGKSSLVRAGLLPALARRRGRWATGPVLQPGTDPVAGLVRGLAGLEAARPALLVVDQLEELLTLSGPDERAAFLAAVRDALAADPRLWIVATLRSDFLTDLLDCGFADLVRQPSVVGVLGRDQLREVIARPAEQAGLAFAPGVVPRMVDDCGGGDALPLLAYTLQELYLRAGGSGGTVTDEAYRALGGVAGALSERADRIAAELADAPVIPTLLKFVTVDRDAPTRRRVPRADLSPAEQEVADAFVAGRLLTGDGGVLDVAHEALFRQWPPLRQAVEARAEDLRRRTELERWAQDWAYADRADAYLLTGERLDMARQWLAEDGSVPLVVEFVRRSGRKDRATLARTADAVAVRVLESVSREPELAMLAALTAVMECGATPSAVQALQTAMGASRLRTVYQGFERGAGTVAWSPDGQRLAVSSDDGKVRVWQGDGPEPVVLTGGGAWLRGVAWSPDGLRLATGPRDSALRVWSTTTWTELAVLHHDPGPGTVRRGDGVGILAWSPDGSRLASVGDDLALRIWDGATYASVAVLRGHERMVWGLDWSPDGQRIATSGEDMTVRIWDPAGGSALHLLTDHRDTVEAVAWSPDGELLASASGDRTVLLWDTGTWAVERKLTGMDGFSCLAWSPDGKRLAAGDGDRTARVWSIGPGPRMVWLTGHADSVRGIDWSPDGERLVTASRDRTVAVWDVNARPASLAGHEDSVWEAAWSPDGHRIASASQDGSVRLWDAADGRCLWVVNLSGEVADVAWAPDGSRLVAAMRDGTAVVLPADGTQARTVLTGHTEELSRVAWSPDGTRIAAACRDSTAAVWDAATGAAVHVLRGHADWIGGVAWAPDSRHLATCGTDRTVMVWNADDGTAVTTLRGHSDYAWKVDWSPDGRRLVTGSRDRTLRLWDPFAGTQLAVLTGHEDRVQGVAWSPDGRLIASVSRDRTVRLWDPEAATQTAVLGIHDDWVNGLSWHPDSSRVVTASRDRTLRVWDVTDGDVDALLRRARSRVFRELTADERRAYLLPDPPDHE comes from the coding sequence ATGGACCGCCGCCTGCTCAAGCCCGTGCTCGACGTCCTGCTCGTGCTCGTCGGCGCACTCCTGGGCATCGCCACCAACTACGCCACCGGCGAGACCGACCACGTGCCGTTCGCCCTGCGGCTGCTGCGCGAGTGGTCGGTCCCCCTGGTCGGCCTCGGGCTGGCCTCCCTGGTCGCGGGCCATATCTGGCTGAACCTCCTGGACCGTCCCGTCCCGCCGCCCCGCGTCTGGGACTCCGAGCAGCCGCCCTACCCCGGCCTCGAAGCCTTCACCGAGCAGGACGCGGCGGTCTTCTTCGGCCGCGACCGCGAGATCGCCGAGCTCGTCGAGCGCCTGCACCCCGCCGTCCCGGCCCGCGCCCACCGCTTCGTCACCGTGGTCGGCCCCTCCGGCAGCGGCAAGTCCTCCCTCGTACGCGCCGGGCTGCTGCCCGCCCTCGCCCGGCGGCGCGGGCGCTGGGCCACCGGGCCGGTCCTCCAGCCGGGCACGGACCCGGTCGCCGGGCTCGTACGCGGCCTCGCAGGCCTGGAAGCCGCCCGGCCCGCGCTGCTCGTGGTGGACCAGCTGGAGGAACTGCTCACCCTGTCGGGACCGGATGAGCGGGCGGCCTTCCTGGCCGCCGTCCGCGATGCCCTGGCCGCCGACCCGCGCCTGTGGATCGTCGCGACGCTGCGCTCGGACTTCCTGACGGACCTGCTGGACTGCGGCTTCGCCGACCTCGTACGCCAGCCCTCCGTCGTCGGCGTCCTGGGCCGCGACCAGCTCCGCGAGGTCATCGCGAGACCCGCCGAACAGGCCGGGCTGGCCTTCGCCCCCGGCGTCGTCCCCCGCATGGTCGACGACTGCGGCGGCGGCGACGCACTTCCCCTGCTCGCGTACACGTTGCAGGAGCTCTACCTCCGCGCCGGCGGCTCCGGCGGCACCGTCACCGACGAGGCGTACCGGGCCCTCGGCGGCGTCGCGGGCGCCCTGTCCGAGCGGGCCGACCGGATCGCGGCGGAGCTGGCGGACGCGCCCGTCATCCCGACCCTGCTCAAGTTCGTCACCGTCGACCGCGACGCCCCGACCCGCCGCCGGGTCCCCCGCGCCGACCTCTCCCCCGCCGAACAGGAGGTCGCCGACGCCTTCGTCGCCGGGCGCCTCCTCACCGGCGACGGCGGCGTCCTGGACGTCGCCCACGAGGCCCTCTTCCGCCAGTGGCCGCCGCTCCGGCAGGCCGTCGAGGCCCGGGCCGAGGACCTGCGGCGGCGTACCGAGCTGGAACGCTGGGCCCAGGACTGGGCGTACGCGGACCGCGCGGACGCCTATCTGCTCACCGGCGAGCGGCTCGACATGGCCCGGCAGTGGCTCGCGGAGGACGGCAGCGTGCCCCTGGTCGTGGAGTTCGTACGGCGGTCGGGACGCAAGGACCGGGCCACGCTGGCCCGGACGGCGGACGCGGTCGCGGTGCGGGTGCTCGAAAGCGTCTCCCGCGAGCCGGAGTTGGCCATGCTGGCGGCGCTGACGGCGGTGATGGAATGCGGGGCCACGCCGAGTGCAGTGCAGGCGCTGCAGACGGCGATGGGGGCGTCGCGGCTGCGTACCGTGTACCAGGGCTTCGAGCGCGGCGCGGGCACCGTTGCGTGGTCCCCGGACGGCCAGCGGCTGGCGGTCTCCTCGGACGACGGGAAGGTCCGCGTCTGGCAGGGGGACGGCCCGGAGCCCGTCGTCCTGACCGGAGGCGGCGCCTGGCTGCGCGGGGTGGCCTGGTCCCCGGACGGGCTCAGGCTCGCCACCGGGCCGAGGGACTCCGCCCTGCGGGTGTGGTCCACCACGACCTGGACCGAACTCGCCGTCCTCCACCACGATCCGGGGCCCGGGACCGTCAGGCGTGGGGACGGCGTCGGCATCCTCGCCTGGTCACCGGACGGCAGCCGCCTGGCTTCGGTGGGCGACGACCTCGCCCTGCGGATCTGGGACGGCGCCACATACGCCTCGGTCGCCGTGCTGCGCGGGCACGAACGCATGGTGTGGGGCCTGGACTGGTCACCGGACGGGCAGCGGATCGCCACCTCGGGCGAGGACATGACGGTCCGGATCTGGGACCCCGCCGGCGGGAGCGCCCTCCACCTGCTCACGGACCACCGGGATACCGTCGAGGCCGTCGCCTGGTCCCCGGACGGCGAACTCCTCGCCTCTGCATCCGGCGACCGCACCGTACTGCTATGGGACACGGGAACCTGGGCCGTGGAGCGGAAGCTCACAGGCATGGACGGCTTCAGCTGCCTGGCGTGGTCCCCGGACGGCAAGCGCCTGGCCGCAGGCGACGGGGACCGTACGGCGCGCGTCTGGAGCATCGGGCCCGGCCCGAGGATGGTCTGGCTGACTGGGCACGCCGACAGCGTGCGCGGCATCGACTGGTCGCCGGACGGCGAGCGGCTGGTGACCGCCTCCCGCGACCGCACGGTGGCCGTCTGGGATGTCAACGCGCGCCCGGCCTCCCTTGCCGGGCACGAGGATTCCGTCTGGGAGGCGGCCTGGTCCCCCGACGGCCACCGGATCGCCTCGGCGTCGCAGGACGGCAGCGTACGGCTCTGGGACGCCGCCGACGGCCGCTGCCTGTGGGTCGTGAACCTCAGCGGCGAGGTCGCCGACGTGGCCTGGGCGCCTGACGGCAGCCGCCTGGTCGCCGCCATGCGCGACGGGACGGCTGTCGTGCTGCCGGCCGACGGCACTCAGGCCCGTACGGTCCTCACCGGGCACACCGAGGAGCTGTCCCGCGTCGCCTGGTCACCCGACGGCACCCGTATCGCCGCCGCCTGCCGCGACAGCACGGCCGCCGTCTGGGACGCCGCGACCGGCGCCGCCGTCCACGTCCTGCGCGGCCACGCCGACTGGATCGGCGGCGTGGCCTGGGCACCCGACAGCCGCCACCTGGCCACCTGCGGCACCGATCGGACCGTCATGGTCTGGAACGCGGACGACGGAACCGCCGTCACCACCCTGCGCGGCCACAGCGACTACGCCTGGAAGGTCGACTGGTCTCCCGACGGCCGCCGCCTGGTCACCGGCTCCCGCGACCGCACCCTCCGCCTCTGGGACCCCTTCGCGGGAACCCAGCTCGCCGTCCTCACCGGCCACGAGGACCGCGTCCAGGGCGTGGCCTGGTCCCCGGACGGCCGCCTCATCGCCTCTGTCTCCCGCGACCGGACCGTACGTCTGTGGGACCCCGAGGCCGCGACCCAGACCGCCGTGCTCGGCATCCACGACGACTGGGTGAACGGCCTCTCCTGGCACCCGGACAGTTCACGCGTCGTCACGGCCTCCCGCGATCGCACCCTGCGCGTCTGGGACGTCACCGACGGGGATGTCGACGCCCTCCTGCGCCGGGCCCGCTCCCGGGTCTTCCGCGAGCTGACGGCCGACGAGAGGCGCGCCTACCTGCTGCCGGACCCGCCGGATCACGAATAG
- a CDS encoding NAD-dependent epimerase/dehydratase family protein: MPAPAPRTILLTGAAGKVGTLMRELLPPYGYELRLLDVSPIADAPDAITADLADRAALREAVRGVDAVVHLAGISGESSFDRILRANIEGTYNLYEAAREEGVRRVVFASSNHAVGFAPLPAADGEGLIPVGGPHRPDTFYGLSKCFGEDLAQLYWDRLGLETVSVRIGSCFPEPTTVRMLSIWLSPADGARLLHAALGAENVGHTVCYGSSANTRLPWDLSTARALGYEPQDDAEVYAEKLIAEQGEQDPANPEHTVLGGHFATRPATWPN, encoded by the coding sequence ATGCCCGCTCCCGCTCCCCGCACCATCCTGCTCACCGGCGCCGCCGGGAAAGTGGGCACCCTGATGCGCGAGCTCCTCCCGCCGTACGGCTACGAGCTGCGGCTCCTGGACGTCAGCCCGATCGCGGACGCCCCGGACGCGATCACCGCCGACCTCGCCGACCGCGCGGCGCTCCGCGAGGCCGTCCGGGGGGTCGACGCGGTCGTCCACCTCGCCGGAATCTCCGGGGAGTCCTCCTTCGACCGGATCCTGCGCGCCAACATCGAGGGCACGTACAACCTCTACGAGGCCGCGCGCGAGGAGGGCGTACGCCGCGTCGTCTTCGCCTCCAGCAACCACGCCGTCGGCTTCGCCCCCCTCCCGGCCGCCGACGGCGAGGGCCTGATCCCGGTCGGCGGCCCGCACCGGCCCGACACCTTCTACGGCCTGTCCAAGTGCTTCGGCGAGGACCTCGCCCAGCTCTACTGGGACAGGCTCGGCCTGGAGACCGTCTCCGTCCGCATCGGCTCGTGCTTCCCCGAGCCGACCACCGTGCGCATGCTGTCGATCTGGCTGAGCCCCGCCGACGGCGCACGGCTGCTGCACGCCGCCCTCGGCGCCGAGAACGTCGGACACACCGTCTGCTACGGCAGTTCGGCCAACACCCGCCTGCCGTGGGACCTGTCCACGGCCCGCGCCCTGGGCTACGAGCCGCAGGACGACGCCGAGGTGTACGCGGAGAAACTCATCGCCGAGCAGGGCGAACAGGACCCCGCCAACCCCGAACACACCGTCCTGGGCGGCCACTTCGCCACCCGCCCAGCCACCTGGCCGAACTGA
- a CDS encoding 5-dehydro-4-deoxyglucarate dehydratase, giving the protein MSSAPLAARLDGLLFFPVTAFGPDGSLDLDVFRTHVREGIDAGAAAVFACCGTGEFHALTPEEFGLCVEAAVAEAAGRVPVVAGAGYGTALALRYARIAEDAGADGLLAMPPYLVRADQAGLLRHYAALAAGTGLDVIVYQRDNAVFTPDTVVELARIPNIIGLKDGVGDLDLMQRILSAVRSAAAAPDRGEGFLFFNGLPTAELTGPAYRGIGVTLYSSAVFCFAPDIALAFHTALEAGDTGTVNRLLDGFYRPLVELRQQGRGYAVSLVKAGVRLRGLEVGEVRPPLSEPLPAHVKELAELIERGRALLGPVRAIRAG; this is encoded by the coding sequence ATGTCCTCCGCCCCGCTCGCCGCCCGTCTCGACGGCCTGCTCTTCTTCCCCGTGACGGCCTTCGGACCGGACGGTTCCCTGGACCTGGACGTCTTCCGCACGCACGTACGCGAGGGCATCGACGCGGGCGCGGCGGCCGTCTTCGCCTGCTGCGGCACGGGCGAGTTCCACGCGCTCACCCCCGAGGAGTTCGGGCTCTGCGTCGAAGCGGCGGTCGCCGAGGCCGCCGGCCGCGTCCCGGTGGTCGCCGGCGCCGGATACGGGACCGCGCTCGCCCTGCGCTACGCCCGCATCGCGGAGGACGCCGGCGCGGACGGGCTGCTCGCGATGCCGCCGTACCTCGTCCGGGCCGACCAGGCCGGGCTGCTGCGGCACTACGCGGCGCTCGCCGCCGGGACCGGCCTCGATGTCATCGTCTACCAGCGCGACAACGCCGTCTTCACCCCGGACACGGTCGTCGAACTGGCCCGGATCCCCAACATCATCGGCCTCAAGGACGGGGTCGGCGACCTCGACCTCATGCAGCGCATCCTCAGCGCGGTGCGGAGCGCTGCCGCCGCGCCGGACCGGGGCGAGGGTTTCCTGTTCTTCAACGGGCTGCCCACCGCCGAGCTCACCGGCCCCGCCTATCGCGGCATCGGCGTCACGCTGTACTCCTCCGCCGTCTTCTGCTTCGCCCCCGACATCGCGCTGGCCTTTCACACCGCGCTGGAGGCCGGCGACACCGGCACCGTCAACCGGCTGCTCGACGGCTTCTACCGGCCGCTCGTCGAACTGCGGCAGCAGGGGCGCGGCTACGCCGTCTCCCTGGTCAAGGCGGGCGTACGGCTGCGCGGCCTGGAGGTCGGCGAAGTGCGGCCGCCGCTGTCGGAGCCGCTGCCCGCCCACGTCAAGGAACTCGCGGAACTCATCGAGCGGGGCCGCGCGTTGCTGGGCCCTGTCCGGGCGATCAGGGCCGGATAG
- a CDS encoding GntR family transcriptional regulator, which produces MDLLASTGTAPTPIPSRTQYVLETIKHGILTGQLKPGQALVETELAAQFGVSKTPVREALKTLAGTGLVVMSQYKGVTVRTVDAEMARQVYDVRLLLEPEALRRTVSRRASLEAAREALTRADAAGDRADRSLANRDFHRALYVPCGNPLLARMLDDVRDQAALVSAVVWQATPSWEQEASEHREILARALDGDAEGAAGLLHEHIASFVARAFPEEGADTP; this is translated from the coding sequence ATGGACCTGCTGGCAAGCACCGGCACCGCGCCGACGCCGATTCCCTCCCGCACCCAGTACGTGCTGGAAACGATCAAGCACGGCATACTCACCGGCCAGTTGAAGCCGGGCCAGGCCCTGGTGGAGACGGAACTGGCGGCGCAGTTCGGGGTGTCGAAGACACCGGTGCGGGAGGCGCTGAAGACCTTGGCCGGGACCGGGCTGGTGGTGATGAGCCAGTACAAGGGTGTGACGGTTCGCACGGTGGACGCGGAGATGGCGCGGCAGGTGTACGACGTGAGGCTGCTGCTGGAGCCGGAGGCGCTGCGGCGGACGGTGAGCCGGCGGGCGTCGCTGGAGGCGGCGCGGGAGGCGCTGACGAGGGCGGACGCGGCGGGGGACCGGGCGGACAGGTCGCTGGCGAACAGGGACTTCCACAGGGCGCTGTATGTGCCGTGCGGGAACCCGTTGCTGGCGCGGATGCTCGATGACGTACGGGACCAGGCGGCGCTGGTGTCGGCTGTGGTGTGGCAGGCGACGCCGTCCTGGGAGCAGGAGGCGAGCGAGCACCGGGAGATCCTGGCGCGGGCGCTGGACGGGGACGCGGAGGGGGCGGCGGGGTTGCTGCACGAACACATCGCGAGCTTCGTGGCCCGGGCGTTTCCAGAAGAGGGTGCTGACACCCCATGA